A region of the Candidatus Bathyarchaeota archaeon genome:
GGCGTAGCTCTTTTATCTTATAGAGAAGGTTATGGGTTTGAAAGCGAAGTTAAATCTGATGCAACTCCATTAAACAAAATGATTAAAAAGCTTCTTGAAGTTGGTGGAATAACTAAAATGAAGGATCCAACAAGAGGCGGTGTTTCAAACGCTTTAAATGAATGGAGTGAAAAATCTAAAATTGGAATTTTAATTCATGAAGATAAAATTCCAATTAAAGAAAGCGTTAAATCAGCTTGCGAAATGCTTGGCATAGACCCTTTAGAAGTTGGAAACGAAGGAAAAATTATTATCGCTGTTGTTCCAGAAAAAGCTGAAGAAGTGCTTAATGAATTAAAACGAAACTCTCAAGGTAAAGAAGCTGAAATAATTGGAGAAGCCACTAAAAAATTTAATGGAGTAGTATTAGAAACTAGCATTGGAGGAAAAAGGATTGTTCCCCCTCCATTAGGAGATCCTGTGCCTAGAATTTGTTAAATTATTAAATAAATTAATTTAATAATTATGAAAAATAATTAATTTTTATAGAAGAATTTTTATACTCTTTACTTAATCTTAAATAAGAAAAGCAAGGGCGATGAAAAAGAATGAGCGTAGAAAACATCTTTTGGTCGCCTCTAACTTTATTTATAGCTTCATTAATAGCTGCTGCAATTATATATGGAGTTGGAGGAATGCTTTCTCCAAAACCGAAAGCTAACCCTGATAAATTAGCTCCTTACGCATGCGGAGAAGACCTTCCTCCAGAAAAAACTAGATTATCTATTATTCTATATAATTACGCTGCTTTATTCTTAATTTTTGATGTTGTAGCTATGGCTATAATTTTATCTATGGGGTTATCTATTTTAAGCCAGCCTTTGTTAATTTTAAGCTTATCTTATATGGCTATCATATTTATAGCTTTACTGCTTTTAGCTAGAAAAAAATAGTTGGAGGCTGTTAAAAAATATTGAGTAAAGAGGAAGCTTTAATTGAAGAATTAAGAAGCTTATTTAAAGATAAGATTAAGGAAGCTAAAATCCAAAGGAGTAGGCGCATATTTATAACTGTACCAAAAGAAAACTATAAAGAAATAATAGAGTATTTCGGTAAAAATAAGGGAGTAACTCATATTTCTACGATTACTGGGGTTGATGTTGGAAAAGAAATTGAAGTTTTACCTCATTTATTTGGGGTTGGAATGGAGATTACTATAAAAACTTCTGTTCCAAAAGATAATCCTGAGTTAGATAGTTTAGCCGATATTTTCCCAGCTTCAATATTTTATGAGCGGGAAATTCATGATCTTTTAGGAGTTAAATTTAAAGGTAACCCTAACCTTAAAAGGCTTCTTCTTCCAGACGATTGGCCTGAAGGAGTATACCCGTTAAGAAAAGAATTTAAAGTTGAAAGAAAAAGCGGTTAAAGAAATTGGAGATGAGTAAATATGGCGTTTATAACTACTGTTGTAAACATTCTTAAATTAATTATTTTCCCAGGATTTATATTCACGATATTTTTAAGCCTATTTTACGAATGGATTGATAGAAAATTTTATGCTAAACTTCAAAATAGAGTTGGCCCCCTTTATACAGGGCCATCAGGTTTACTTCAACCGCTTGCAGATTTTATTAAGCTTCTTTCAAAAGAAGATATTACTCCTGAAGCTGTTGACAAGTTATTCTTTACTTCCGCGCCTATTCTTGCTTTATCTTTAATGTTAACAGGAGTCTTTCTTTTACCAATTGCAACCACCTCTGGAATAATTTCTTTTAACGGCGATGTTATAGTTGCTGTAGCTATAATGACTATTTTCTGCATTTTAGTATTTTTATCAGGTTTAGGTTCATTAAACAGGTTTGGGTTTGTTGGAGCTGAAAGAGCTGTAAGCCAATTGCTTGGCTATGAAATTCCAATGACTCTTGCTATAGCTAGCGTAGCTTTAGCTTCAAATTCATTAAAAATCTCTGAGGTAATAGCTAAGCAATCTTCATGGTGGTTTATTCTTGGGCCTCAAGCAATAGGGTTTGCAATATTTCTTATTGCTGCTCAAGCTGAGCTTGAACGTGTACCCTTTGATATTCCTGAAGCTGAGCAGGAAATAGTGGCTGGATGGCTTACAGAGTTTTCTGGAAGAAAACTTGCGCTTTTCAGGTTAGCTAGAAATGTTGAGCTTGTTTATGTTTCAGGTTTAGCTGCAACATTTTATTTAGGCGGTCCGCTTGGACCGGTTACTCCAGGGTTTGAAGCAGTTTTATTCCCAGTATACTTTATAATAAAAACAATTATTGTTCTTCTTATAATTTCAGTTATTAGAGCAGCGTTTGCAAGATTAAGAATTGATCAAATGGTTAATTTTTCATGGAAATATTTAGTTCCTATAAGTTTACTTCAACTGCTTTTAGTTAGAGTTGTTATTTAAAAGGAGGAATGAAAAATGGTGGCTGGAATAATTGATTACCTGCTTGTAATCTTAGCTGTAATATTTTCTATTTTAGCCACTCAATATAAAGAATTAAATAGAGCTATAGCTTTTTTCGCTGTTGCTAATGTTGTAATCTCAATTATCTTTTACGTTCTTGGCGCACCTTACATAGCTGTTTTCCAGCTTTTAGTTTACGCTGGAGCTGTTACAGTATTATTCTTAACAGCTTTACACACTATAGGAGGAGAATCAAATGAAGAGTGATGAAATGGATAAAACTGTTTCAGCTATATTAATATTAATTTTAATTTCAGTGATATTGACTTTCGGCTTAAGTTTATTTAATATTTCCATTCCAGTTTTAATTGAGAAGCCACCTATAGAAAAGTTTTTATGGTCTTACCGTGGAGTGGATATGTTAATTCAAGCTTTTTTGATTTTAGCTGCGGCAGCTGCAGTTTCAACTTTATTTAGAGTTGAGAAAGGCGCAGGTGCAGTTGAAGAAGCTGTTATAGAAAAATTGGAGGAAAAGGAGGAGTAAATAATGGTTGAAGTTTGGCAAACATATATGGCTTGCAGCTTTATATTAACTGCTGTTGGATTGTATACAATAATTTCTATGAGAAACATGATTAGAACTATTATAGGAATAGAAATAATAACTATCGCTGTAAACTTAAACTTTTTAGCTTTAGGTTCTAGAAATGGTTTTGTCGATTCTTTAGCTCAATCAATTGTTTTCATTTCTACAGTTATTGGAGCTGCTGTAGCTGCTATAGCTTTATCTTTAATAATAAATGTTTACAGGCATTATGGAACATTAGATTTAAAGAAGCTTAGAAGATTGAGGTGGTAAAAATGGATATGCCATTAGTTTTGCAGCCGATAGCAATTTTATTGATAGCTGCAGCTTTAACGCCTTTAATAAGCATTTTAGGAGAGAAAATTAAGTTTAATAAGCTTAAAGATTTATTTGCAATTTTAGCTTTTACCTCAGCTTTTTACGCTTTAATCCTTCTTTATTTTAGAATAGAAGATTATGGAGTTCAATCCTTTATTTTAGATAATTATCTTCCAATTAAAGGTGGAGTTGAAATATATGCGGATTCCTTAAGCTTGTTTTTATCCTTCATATTTTGTGGAATAGGATTGTTAGCTTCAATCTACTCTGTAAAATACATGGAGATTGATACAGGTTTAGATAGGTATTACACGCTTTTATTAATTCTTGTAGCTGGAATGATAGGTGTGGCTTTTTCAGGAGATTTCTTTAATCTTTATGTTTTCTGGGAAATGATGTGCATAGCTTCATATACGCTTGTTTCATTTAGAAAGTATAGATGGGAACCTGTTGAAGCTGGATTTAAATATTTAGTTATGAGCACTTTAGGTTCATTAATAGCGCTTTATGGAATAAGCTTGCTTTATGGATTAACTGGAACAGTTAACTTTAAAGGAATGAGGGAAGCTTTAATATCCACTGCCGGATCTCAAATCCCGCTTTACATAATTTTATCAGCAATAATAGTTGGTTTCGGGGTTACAGCTTCAATTGTTCCATTTCATACATGGCTTCCAGACGCTCATCCAGCTGCTCCAAGCTCTATAAGCGCAATGCTTTCAGGTGTAGTAATTAAAACTGGAGTTTATGCGATAGCTAGAAGCTTATTTACGCTCTTTAATCCAGTAAACTTTGATTACGGCTTAGCTTTAATGATTTTCGGCGTCTTAACTATAACTGTAGCTAATTTTATGGCTCTTATGCAAAGAGATATAAAAAGGCTTTTAGCTTATTCAAGCATAGTAAATATAGGTTATATTATATCAGGGATAGGGATAGGAAGCTATATTCTATTTAAATATTATAGCATATATCCATCAACATCTTTAAGCGCAGCTGTATTCGCGATTATGGGGGCTTTATTCCATTTATTTAATCACGCTGTTGGAAAGGGAATGTTATTCCTTTGCTCAGGCTGTTTTACGCATGAAGCTGCTACAAGAGATATTTTAAGCCTAGAAGGTATAGGTCGAAAAATGCCTTGGACTGGAGGCGCATTCTCAATTGGATTATTAACTTTAGCTGGGGTTCCACCTCTTAGCGGTTTTTGGAGCAAACTCTTCATAATTTTAGCAGCCTTCAGCTTTCCTCAAAACAGCTTTATGAAAGCAATAGGCGTGATAATTGTTTTAAACAGCATTTTTGCAGCAGCATATTATCTTTGGCTTCTTCAAAGAATAATGATTAAAACACCTAAGATTAAAGCTTCTGAAGCTTCAATATTCATGGTTGCACCTATAATAGTTTTAGCAATTATATGCGTGATAATAGGTTTAATGCCTAACTTAATTATTAATTTAGCTGAAAAAGCGGCTAAAGCAATGTTGGGAGGATGGTGAAAACCATGAGTAATGAATTTATTTGGCCAGCTTGGTTATGCTGGATAATTCCATTAATAGGCGCAGGTTTAACACCAATATTTGCTAAAATCCATCCAAAGCTTAGAAACTATATGGCTGTGCTTTTCTCCTTTCTAGGAGCTTTATCAGCTGGGTTATTAATACCTTATTTATGGCATTCAAAGCAGATTGAAAATCAAATTTCATGGATTTTAGTTCCAGGCGCTCCTATACTTCAAGAAATTAAAGCTGGCGTAATAGCAGATCCATTAAGCATTATAATGGCAAATATTGTAGCTTGGATCTCATTTCTTATAATGGTTTATTCCTTAAAGTATATGGAGGAAGATCCAAGCTTAACAAGATACTGGTTTTTCATGAATTTATTTATAGGTAATATGCTTCTTTTAGTTATGTCAAACAATTTTGTTCAAATGCTTTTCGGTTGGGAAGGTGTTGGTTTATGCAGCTACGCGTTAATCGGCTTTTGGTATAAAGATTCAGAAAAAGATTGGCTTAAATGCTGGGTTGGTGAAGGAAAAGAAGCTTATCCACCAAGCCACTGCGGTTTAAAAGCCTTCTTAACAACTAGAGCTGGCGATGTAGGATTGTTAATTGGAATATTCATGATTTTAGCTTACGCTGGAACATTAAACTTTATTGAGCTTCAAAAAGGGGCTATTCTTAATGTTCCGCTTTGGATTTTAATTCCAGCAGCAATACTGCTTTTTATAGGTCCAATAGGTAAATCAGCTCAATTACCGTTAATGGAGTGGCTTCCAGACGCTATGGCTGGTCCAACAACTGTTAGCGCGCTTATTCATGCAGCTACAATGGTTAAAGCTGGGGTATATCTTGTTGGAAGAGTTTTCCCAATATTTTATGAAGCTGCTTGGCAAAATGGTGTCCCAAACAATTTAGTAACATTCTTTTATGTTATAGCTTGGATAGGTGGGTTAACAGCTTTTGTTTCAGCCAGTCAAGCTATAGCTTCAACTGAAATAAAAAAAGTTTTAGCATACTCAACTGTCAGTCAAATAGGGTATATGATGATGGGTTTAGGCATAGCTGGTTCAACAGCAGAGTTTATTATAGGTTATGCCGGAGGCTTATTCCATTTAATGAGCCATGCTTTATTTAAAGCAGCTTTATTCCTTGGCGCTGGAGCAGCAATTCATGCTGCTGAATCAAGATTTATGTATCATATGGGTGGATTAAAAAGAAGCATGCCTATAACATTTTGGAGTATGGCTTTAACAAGCTTTTCTTTAATGGGTGTTCCAATTCTTTTCAGTGGCTTCTGGAGTAAAGACATGATTTTAGAAGCTTCTCTTCTAGCTGGAAAATATTGGTTATTTATGCTTGGAGCTTTAACAGTAGCTTTAACAAGCTTTTATGCTGTTAGAATGCTTGGATTAACGTTTTTTGGTGAAAAAAGCGAAAGAATTATTGAGCTTGAGAAAGAAGGTAAACCTCCAAAAGAAGCATCGCCATTAATGTATATTCCCTATTCTTTAATGGCTGCTGCAACAATTATGCTTGGTGTTACAGGATTTTATATGAAAGATTGGTTTGAAAAAACATTTCATGAATTTTTATCTTCAATGATGCATGTTGAAGCTTCATCGCATATAGAAGCCATTAACATTCAACAAGCAACTTGGATAACTACAGGCGCTTCTATAGCTATGCTTCTCTTAGGTGCTATTCCAGCTTACTTAATTTATATTAAAAGGTTTAAAAACCCGAAAGAATTAATAGGAGGAAGCTTAAAACCTGTTTGGAACTTTCTTTACAATCGCTGGTATATAAATAGGCTTTACTATAGGTTATTCGTTGATTCAACAATTGGATTAAGTAAATGGAGCTTTAGTTATATAGAGAGTAAAGCTATAGATGGCTTTAATTACTTATTAGCTAATATAACAGTTAAATTTGTTAATCAATTTAGAAAAACGCATACAGGTGTATTAAACTATAACGTTATGGGAGTGCTTCTTGGAGGAATAGTTCTTTTATTAATTTTGCTTAAAATAGCTTTAGGTTAAAAACAATTTTTATTCATTAAAGCTTGCTTTAATTAAAACTTTTTCTATAGTTTTAGTTATTTCCTCGCTTGCTTTAGCAAGCTCGCTTGTTAAACCCTCTCCAAAATCTAAACTTTTAGGTTGAATCCCTAATAAAGCAACTTTCGCGTTTGTTTCATAAGCTATAAATTTAGCTAAAAGACTTAAAGGTAAATCATGCGTTGAAAGAGAAAAATTGTTAATTTCATTTATACCTATTATTCTAGCGGATCCTGGTTCAACGCCTAAATTAGCCGCATCAATCATTAAAACATGGCTTGGTTCCGCTTCTTTCACTACGCTAGTAAAGCTTTCTGGAACTGTTTCGCATTCTAAAACTAAAGTTTTCGGAAGATTTCTTTCTTTAAGAAGTTTAGCTATAACTACGCCAACATAATCATCTTTTCTAATTGAGCTTCCTATCCCTAAAACAACCATTTTTTTAAATCCTGAAGCCCATGAGTTTAACTCTTTTTCTAAATTTTCTTTCAAAGCCTCTTCCTCCTAAAACATTTGAGCTGCCACATAAGCTTGACCAAGTGATACACCGCCATCTCCGCAAGGAACTTTCCTAGGATAAAAAAACTTTAAACCATTTGCTTCAACAATCCCTCTTATAATTTGTGTTATATGCTCATTGCATGCTACACCTCCAGAGAAACCTATAAATTTAACTCCAAGCCTCTCAGCTTCAAGCACAGTAAATTCAGCTAAGCTTTTAGCAATGTATTCTTGAGCTGAATAAGCTAAGTTTTTAACGCTTTCTTTATTAAGGAGATGAAAGATTTCTTTTAAAAGGTTTTTTGTTTCAATAATGTTTCCTTTAAAGCTTAAAGGTAAATTTAAAACGTTTTTTCCACCTTTAGCAGCAGCTTCAAGCTTCATAGCAGGTTCCCCTTCATAAGTTCTTTCATAACAAACTCCTAGAACAGCTGAAACAGCGTCTAAAAGCCTACCGCAGCTTGAGGTTTCAGGGGCCTTCTTTTTTCTAGCATTTTTTAAAATTATTTCAGCTTCAATTCTTCCATTAGGAAAGCAATTTGCTTTGCTCAAAAACCATTCTTCAAACTTTTCTTCATCCTTTAATATTGCAGCAGCCATTCTTAAAGGATATTTAGTAGCTAAGTCTCCTCCAATCATTAAATGTTTTTCTAAATAACCTAAACGCTTAAATTCTTTTCCATAACAATATAAAATTTCTCCACCCCAAGCTGACTTATCTATTCCATAACCAAACCCATCGCACGCTATCCCTATAATTTCATCTAAACTATATTCAGCTATTAATTTAGCTATATGCGCGTGGTGATGTTGAATTTGAAAAACAGGCGCATTTATTTCTTCGCTTAACTTTAAAGCTAAACGTGTTGTATTAAAAGTTGGATGTAAATCACAAGCTATGCAATCAACTTCGCTTTTAACCAACTTAATTAAATTTCTTGTAGCTTCTTCAAGAAAAATTAATGTTTCAAGATTTTCCACATCCCCTATATGCTGAGATAAAAAAGCTTTATCCTTAAGAATTATGCATGAAGTTGCATTAAGCTCCGCTCCAACTCCTAAAACGCAATTTTTAGCTTCCTTAATCTTCACAGGCTCAGGCGCATAACCTCTAGATCTTCTAAGAAAGCTTAATTCTCCATCAACAACCTTAACCACTGAATCATCGCATCTTTGAGCTATATCTCTATCATGAAAAAGATAATAATCAACTATCCCCTTAAACTTTTCAATTGCTTCTTGATTAGATATTGCTATAGGTTGATTTGGAGGGTTAGCGCTTGTCATAACAAATGCAGGTTCTTTAGCTTCTTTAAAAAGCATTAAATGCAACCCTGTATAAGGAAGCATAACTCCAACGCTATCTAAACCTGGGCTTATTTCTTCAGATAAATAATAATTTTCACTTTTTTTAAGCAATACAATTGGTTTAGCTGGAGATGTGAGAAGCTGAGCTTCTTTAAAGGAAACTTCAGCGAATGAAGCTGCAGCTTTAATGCTTCTAGCCATAATCGCAAACGGTTTTTGAGATCTATGCTTAGCTTTCCTTAATTTAATTATCGGTTTAGAGTTAAGGGTTGAAGTCGCTATATGAAAGCCCCCGTTTCCTTTAACAGCTAAAATAAATCCTTCCTCAATTAATTTTCCAGCTTCAACAATTGGGTTTTCAATATTTAGTATTTCTCCATTAGCTTCAGTTAGATAAGCTTTTGGACCGCATTCATGGCAAGCTATTGTTTGAGCATGAAACCTTCTATTCAAAGGATCTTTATATTCTTTTTCGCATTCTTTGCACATAATAAACTTTCTCATAGTTGTGTTAACTCTATCATATGGAAGATCAGTTATTATCGTGAATCTTGGACCACAATTAGTACATGTTATAAAAAAATAGTTGAATCTCCGATTTTTAGGATCCATAAGCTCAGCAGCGCATTCATCGCATATAGATAAATCAGCTGGAGCTATTGAACCTGAAAAAACCTTTTCTAAAGGGCTTAACTCGATTTTAAAATCTTTAAAAGTTTCTCCCCCGCTTAGATACTTCACCTCAATATTTTGAATAATTGCTGAAGGAGGCTTTTTATTCTTTAAATCCTCTAGAAAACCTGAAATTTCTTCATTAGAGCCTTCAATTAAAACTTCAACTACTCCATTTCTATTTCTAACATAACCCTTTAAACCACGTTTTGAAGCTAACCGATAAATAAATGGTCTAAACCCAACCCCTTGAACTCTACCTGAAACAGTTATTAAAGCCTTCAAAACTGTCTTTTCACCAGCTTAAAAATTATTTTAACAGTGTGAAACTTAAATTTATTTATAGCTTTACAATTCTCTTTCATTCCTTTAGGAGAACAAAGATGAAAATTGTTAAAACTCTTGTAAGAAAACTTGATTTAAACAAAGGTTTAGTTGAAGATGTTTTAGACGATGTTGCAGTTGAGACACCTGTAAAAATATATTTAAATAATGAATTTTACGCAACATTGATGGCTACACCTAATCAATTAAAAGAGTTAGCTGTAGGATTCTTAATAGGAGAAGCTTTAATAAAAAATATGAATGAAATTAAAGAGGTTAAAATTGAAGATTCAAGCGTTAAAATAAATTTAATTGAGAAGAAAGCTGTAAACCATACGAGAAAGCTTATTTTAACAGCTTGCACCTCAAGCGAGGATTTTATAAACCAGTTATTGAATTCTGAAACACCTATTGTAGAATCAAATTATAAGATTAAAGCTTTTGAAGCTTCAGAAATGATGGAAGAATGCATTAAAAAAGCTGAGTTCTCTAGAATTACTGGAGGCGTGCATTTTGCTGGTGTATTTCAAGATAAAGAGCTAAAAGCTTTTGCTGAAGATGTTGGTCGCCATAACGCTATGGATAAAGCTATAGGTTTAGCAGCCTTAAATAATATTAAATTTCAAAATTCTGTATTAGTTTCTTCTGGAAGGCAGCCTGCAGATATGGTTTTAAAAGCAGCTAGAGCTGGGCTACCCATCTTAGTTTCAATGAGAGCTCCTTTGTTATCAGGAATAAATGTTGCTAAAGCGCTAGGAGTCACCTTAATTGGCTTTGCTAGAAAATGGAGAATGAATATTTACTCCTTTCCTGAAAGGATATTAATTTAAGGAGTAAAAACTTATTAATTATCAAAAGTTTTTGATAGATAGTGTTAGCTTTGAGTGGCGAGAGGGTCAACATCATTAAGGAGAGAGCGAGAGCGTTCTTGGAGTTATCTAGGGATCTGCTTGAGAAGGGTAGGTTGGACATAGCTTCATTCAATATTCATCAAGCATGCCAGCTTAGGATTAAGGCTGCGTTGCTGAGGCTTAGCGGGGAGGCGCCGAGAGTTCATGGTCTTAGGGAGCTTTTAGGAATGCTGGCTAAGAGGCTAGAGGAATCGAATTACACCAACGAATCTGGTAGCATAGTAGACTTCGTAAGGAAGCATAGGGATCCCTTAATTGATGTAGAAAGCGCCTACGCGGAGTCTAGATATGGAATAACAACAGCGACGAGAAAGAGCTTGAAGGAAATGATCAAAATGGCTGAAGAGCTGTTTAACCTTCTTGAGCTGGTGGAGAAGGATGTA
Encoded here:
- the hycI gene encoding hydrogenase maturation peptidase HycI is translated as MKENLEKELNSWASGFKKMVVLGIGSSIRKDDYVGVVIAKLLKERNLPKTLVLECETVPESFTSVVKEAEPSHVLMIDAANLGVEPGSARIIGINEINNFSLSTHDLPLSLLAKFIAYETNAKVALLGIQPKSLDFGEGLTSELAKASEEITKTIEKVLIKASFNE
- a CDS encoding NADH-quinone oxidoreductase subunit K, producing the protein MVEVWQTYMACSFILTAVGLYTIISMRNMIRTIIGIEIITIAVNLNFLALGSRNGFVDSLAQSIVFISTVIGAAVAAIALSLIINVYRHYGTLDLKKLRRLRW
- a CDS encoding HEPN domain-containing protein — its product is MSGERVNIIKERARAFLELSRDLLEKGRLDIASFNIHQACQLRIKAALLRLSGEAPRVHGLRELLGMLAKRLEESNYTNESGSIVDFVRKHRDPLIDVESAYAESRYGITTATRKSLKEMIKMAEELFNLLELVEKDVLG
- a CDS encoding NADH-quinone oxidoreductase subunit A, whose amino-acid sequence is MSVENIFWSPLTLFIASLIAAAIIYGVGGMLSPKPKANPDKLAPYACGEDLPPEKTRLSIILYNYAALFLIFDVVAMAIILSMGLSILSQPLLILSLSYMAIIFIALLLLARKK
- the hypF gene encoding carbamoyltransferase HypF, coding for MKALITVSGRVQGVGFRPFIYRLASKRGLKGYVRNRNGVVEVLIEGSNEEISGFLEDLKNKKPPSAIIQNIEVKYLSGGETFKDFKIELSPLEKVFSGSIAPADLSICDECAAELMDPKNRRFNYFFITCTNCGPRFTIITDLPYDRVNTTMRKFIMCKECEKEYKDPLNRRFHAQTIACHECGPKAYLTEANGEILNIENPIVEAGKLIEEGFILAVKGNGGFHIATSTLNSKPIIKLRKAKHRSQKPFAIMARSIKAAASFAEVSFKEAQLLTSPAKPIVLLKKSENYYLSEEISPGLDSVGVMLPYTGLHLMLFKEAKEPAFVMTSANPPNQPIAISNQEAIEKFKGIVDYYLFHDRDIAQRCDDSVVKVVDGELSFLRRSRGYAPEPVKIKEAKNCVLGVGAELNATSCIILKDKAFLSQHIGDVENLETLIFLEEATRNLIKLVKSEVDCIACDLHPTFNTTRLALKLSEEINAPVFQIQHHHAHIAKLIAEYSLDEIIGIACDGFGYGIDKSAWGGEILYCYGKEFKRLGYLEKHLMIGGDLATKYPLRMAAAILKDEEKFEEWFLSKANCFPNGRIEAEIILKNARKKKAPETSSCGRLLDAVSAVLGVCYERTYEGEPAMKLEAAAKGGKNVLNLPLSFKGNIIETKNLLKEIFHLLNKESVKNLAYSAQEYIAKSLAEFTVLEAERLGVKFIGFSGGVACNEHITQIIRGIVEANGLKFFYPRKVPCGDGGVSLGQAYVAAQMF
- a CDS encoding NADH-quinone oxidoreductase subunit C — its product is MSKEEALIEELRSLFKDKIKEAKIQRSRRIFITVPKENYKEIIEYFGKNKGVTHISTITGVDVGKEIEVLPHLFGVGMEITIKTSVPKDNPELDSLADIFPASIFYEREIHDLLGVKFKGNPNLKRLLLPDDWPEGVYPLRKEFKVERKSG
- the fdhD gene encoding formate dehydrogenase accessory sulfurtransferase FdhD; translated protein: MKIVKTLVRKLDLNKGLVEDVLDDVAVETPVKIYLNNEFYATLMATPNQLKELAVGFLIGEALIKNMNEIKEVKIEDSSVKINLIEKKAVNHTRKLILTACTSSEDFINQLLNSETPIVESNYKIKAFEASEMMEECIKKAEFSRITGGVHFAGVFQDKELKAFAEDVGRHNAMDKAIGLAALNNIKFQNSVLVSSGRQPADMVLKAARAGLPILVSMRAPLLSGINVAKALGVTLIGFARKWRMNIYSFPERILI
- a CDS encoding NADH-quinone oxidoreductase subunit H gives rise to the protein MAFITTVVNILKLIIFPGFIFTIFLSLFYEWIDRKFYAKLQNRVGPLYTGPSGLLQPLADFIKLLSKEDITPEAVDKLFFTSAPILALSLMLTGVFLLPIATTSGIISFNGDVIVAVAIMTIFCILVFLSGLGSLNRFGFVGAERAVSQLLGYEIPMTLAIASVALASNSLKISEVIAKQSSWWFILGPQAIGFAIFLIAAQAELERVPFDIPEAEQEIVAGWLTEFSGRKLALFRLARNVELVYVSGLAATFYLGGPLGPVTPGFEAVLFPVYFIIKTIIVLLIISVIRAAFARLRIDQMVNFSWKYLVPISLLQLLLVRVVI
- a CDS encoding NADH-quinone oxidoreductase subunit J, whose translation is MVAGIIDYLLVILAVIFSILATQYKELNRAIAFFAVANVVISIIFYVLGAPYIAVFQLLVYAGAVTVLFLTALHTIGGESNEE
- a CDS encoding NADH-quinone oxidoreductase subunit L: MSNEFIWPAWLCWIIPLIGAGLTPIFAKIHPKLRNYMAVLFSFLGALSAGLLIPYLWHSKQIENQISWILVPGAPILQEIKAGVIADPLSIIMANIVAWISFLIMVYSLKYMEEDPSLTRYWFFMNLFIGNMLLLVMSNNFVQMLFGWEGVGLCSYALIGFWYKDSEKDWLKCWVGEGKEAYPPSHCGLKAFLTTRAGDVGLLIGIFMILAYAGTLNFIELQKGAILNVPLWILIPAAILLFIGPIGKSAQLPLMEWLPDAMAGPTTVSALIHAATMVKAGVYLVGRVFPIFYEAAWQNGVPNNLVTFFYVIAWIGGLTAFVSASQAIASTEIKKVLAYSTVSQIGYMMMGLGIAGSTAEFIIGYAGGLFHLMSHALFKAALFLGAGAAIHAAESRFMYHMGGLKRSMPITFWSMALTSFSLMGVPILFSGFWSKDMILEASLLAGKYWLFMLGALTVALTSFYAVRMLGLTFFGEKSERIIELEKEGKPPKEASPLMYIPYSLMAAATIMLGVTGFYMKDWFEKTFHEFLSSMMHVEASSHIEAINIQQATWITTGASIAMLLLGAIPAYLIYIKRFKNPKELIGGSLKPVWNFLYNRWYINRLYYRLFVDSTIGLSKWSFSYIESKAIDGFNYLLANITVKFVNQFRKTHTGVLNYNVMGVLLGGIVLLLILLKIALG